In Montipora capricornis isolate CH-2021 chromosome 4, ASM3666992v2, whole genome shotgun sequence, the DNA window TAAAAGGCCGCCACGCAGCTTTCGGAACGACTgtcgggattggttcagaaaacaatggacacaaagaatgatacaatagagctgcgtcctaaagggatccaatgaagtTAGAGGTTGCTGCTATCCCCAGTCTCCTTACAATTGCGGTTATGCACCCCACCGGAAGTTAACTAAAGGACATGGAAGGAAAATTGGTATGGAATTTTTCTAATTGTTTTCACCTCAGAAAACTATGATGTTTCGATTGAGCAGATAAAGAAAACCTGTCATATACACGGACGAAGTCAAGGGCTACGAGATTGTCATCTGAAAATATAACTTGTAatcatttcgcgattattctaaGTCGATCGGCTTAGAAAGTGTTCACcaacattccaggaataaaattggtatgAACAGAGGgttgtttgaagaaaaaattgaagattCATCGTCAGGTATTCGCGTCTTCCACGTAACCACAAATTTGGTCCTTTCACGTAGTTGTCAGGACaacaacggcaaagaaatggaccaaaatgtacaaaaaaaaccaaagactaTGCACGCGCTTCACGCGTGCAgagtctttgtttttgttcatgaGACCTATTATCTTTGCCGCGTCGTCACCTTCCCAACGAACGGCATTATAATTATAGTTTGGTGAAAGTAGTTAAAGCAAATGACTGGCTTCTCGTTAAATGTACCAACACAACTCTGAATTGAAGAAATGATCCTACAGCTTGCAGAGACAATTCAAGCGATTGTCCTTACATAAGATGGCACTGCATGAAGAGGTAGGTGGTCGGGTTTCACATCTAAAATAAAcgctttcgttttttttaatgactgttatttgtttgagcaggttgaagtttagGCAGCtcttcagctgatgtggacctactatACCCACCCATCCACACACCCACAAGgtcagccacaacaccgggaacttcataccctactcttctcgaacagCCGAGTGCGTGGGTTTTgcacatggaagatatttgtgagacggtgcctacagtttatagtccttatccgagaagaattgaaagtctaaccatttgcgggtgtaattactaaggcagcattttctcctcaattattctGAGACCTTGAGCGTTGCCCCGACCGGAGTcagaactcacgacctcccgcacgcTAGCCAGCTGCCCAAACAACGAAGCCACCGGTTCCCAAAGACACTTTCCGAAGCGGGCCATCACTCTCTATGTGttgtttagtgttttttttttccagtttgcgGAGCTAGCTAATCACTTTGTGCTTTACGATAGCTGCCACACCGCCCTCTGTAAATGAAAGGATTATCTCTTAAAAGAGTTTTAGCTCAAATCTTCACTTCATAACTTTTCACTTAACCGCGAATTCTATTCTGAAGCATACAGGAATCAAACTCCTGCGCTAGAATTCAACGCCTCAGTAAAGGGTTACACTGTCTTAGCAAGTCTCGCTGTTATCCTTTTTTAGACAAACATACCTGCCATTTTAGCATGCCATACAACTGTAAAAGGTTATGTTCGTATAAGTCCGCGTCATCGGAAAGCAGAGGGCTCTCAGCATATACTGCCCAGCCCTCTTGAAAAGCAACGTACGAGGTCTCCTTGTCGAGCCATCCAGGAACTCCGCCACACTTGTCGCGGAAATGTTCAATAAGGCCTGCAAAAGAAATTCATCGCGTTCAATCAAGACGGTTTTTAGTCCTTATCCGGGAAGAATGAAAATCTAACCCTTTGCAGAtgaaatagcccatttccgagttgctgtttgcgtcggtttcaaagcgagtcctaaTGCACAactattcaaatggaaatgagtagTGTATTTTCATGCCATAAAactcattatcatttgaatggtttagcaccaagactcgttttgaaccagaggcaaacagctactcagaaatggcctgttacaaaggtagcactttctactcagttattttaagaccctcgACATTGGTTGTCCGATTAGGcttttgaacccgcgacctcccgcacgaTTTCTGATGCCCAACCCCAACGAAATGCGCCACCTCCCAAATTCCCCTATTCTAGCGGCTTTATGTTTACTTGGCCTCATACACCAAGTCGACAGCGTTTTCTAGGAGGAAATAAGCCATACACCAACACTGAGAAAGTCGTGCCTTCAAGTAAGTAAGGTTCGGGTTTTTAGTGGGCACTTCGCCCTAGTGCTTCCAAGCAAAAAAAGACTACGTTGTCCCTAACAATACAACGCAACCACTTTTAACGACAACATTACCATTGTTGGTTAATGTTGGCTATTGAGAAATTAAGCGCAATTATCAACCAACAGAGGAATTATTCTTCGCACCAAATTCTTTTCTCCGTAAGCGCCGGCTATCGGCGTCTTTATGGTGCAAAACAGATGCCTGCAATTTTCACAGAATACAATTGCAATTCAGTTGGCATTATTCTTACCCTGCATTTGAGTGTGATGCCCAGGCCTCGCCTCGTGCCCGATAACAGACCATTCTTGGAATTCAGGTCCATAATCCTTCAGGAAAAACGGAAGCCCAAAATAAGACGGAACTGTACAATTGGAATTACTGGGCCGGAAGAACATCGCTCCGTTGGATGGATTGAAATGCGGCAACATCTCTATCGGACAGTTCGGCGCGGTGACTttaggaccagtaaaataaaaCATTGGCTGAATCTTGGGATAGATTTTATTCATAACATTCTGAATGTATTCACTCCATATTTGGATCGCTTCCCAGCGGCGCGGGCAGTTTTCTTTGGCCGAGCGCGCATCTGTGCAGATCATGTGAGCGCGTTCGTCGCTCTCATTGGCGGGAAATGGCGCAGGGTTGTGCCACTGATCTGAAGAGGTTAAACGTTTCTTCAACAACTCTACTGCCTTGGATCTCTTCCTTTTGCCAGTTATAATCTTGGCGATTTTATAAACCTAGTGAAAAGAAAGCGATTACCAGAATGCAAGAGAGGCTTagggcgagtttcaatcgagtgtcgtaaaaccaaaaccaaagtaattacttcggccaatcaaaaacgagggatacaatccagtaaaccaatcaaaattcgaagtaattacacgcagccgacacaaggcgcgggaaaatgtggaCGCCCAAgttacgattggttttggtttcacttctgattggttgaaaaagtggcgcgagaactttgaaccaatcacggagtgaagtaatgcaaaaccaaagcaattcgctaattactttcgacactcaattgaaaaccgctctaacaaataataacaataatcaccatgatcatcgtcgtcatcactTGTGCGTTCGAATAGTACaaggtcaggagcccatctggagcgtgcaacttccatacagcgtctgcaaaacggcgttttcacaagtaggtttatttttagactggcccttcccgcgaattaggtcaaaaaacaaaggcagttccggttcggtgaccctatgacgtcagcttaatttcttgtaattggtcatcgggctcctgtgggagtctcattcgcgagaaattcaatctaaaaataaatcggtctgtgaaaacgccgttacacgaacacagtagagttgtaggctccgggtcatgggttcctgacaaGGTGAAAGAATGAATGCTAGAAAATCAAAtttccattacccaagagtaagaatctgatgtcaggtttgtccccatcagcatCAGAAAAGAGTCTACTTTAACCAAGTTttacgggaaaataaacaataagagtgttttcacacacgtgatcagtaaccttgtttttccaccgaaacaaaaaaaaacgtttgcacGGTATTAGAGCTCAATTCCTAGAGGATTAGTTGggaacactaacatggccgccgttctatTGTTTAGATAAACCAACAtgaccgccgtgacgtcacgtaaaaCACTCCGTAGACCAAATCAGCAAATTGAACGTTGTTCCCAATTAAGGAACAATTAAGGGCGTTAAGATTCATTGTGTACTGTATTTGCACAAAAacgtagcattcacatttaaatgatatggaaatacctggaacaaaaccgttttattcccaaagggtttgaattgggtacaacattgagttagtcgATTTGGTCTACTGTTTATTTTGCCgcaaaaatggttttgaagGCCAGGACACACTAGGTGACAAGTCGCAGTGACAGccctctgcgacaagttgctccatgtgtactacttgcaaaacaagtcgctgcgacacgacgcctgtccggtgcacacgcagtgatcttgTTTGAAGGGGAATGTGTGccagttttctaattcaatatggctgaccatatgacgctctctaattggttcatttatattttgtcgcagcgacttgttgccgcaagtgtacacacgatgcgacaacgctgctttcgctaattttgtcgatGCGAtgagtcgcacgaattcaaactggtttgaattcgtgcaactgatcgctgcgacaaaattctgccgcagcgacaatgattttcataaaatcAGCCGTGTCACgcaaggcgaattgttgcggcgacttgaacctagcctgcatagcaagcgtttccagcTGGCGAGAAGCGAACTCTTTTTTGGGCCGCGCGAGAATTGAGTgagcacaaaaaagaaaaatactctCGCCCCaattttcgcgcggccaaaacatCGAAATTTGCGCGGAAACCCTtcggaaacgcttgctatgcaggctaaCTTGAACCCGCGACGGGCCGCAGCGACTTATCGTCTaatgtgtcccggccttaaggaCGATGCTtattaattcaaaggtattttagatcttagcaagtgttattgaaattcaaaaagaaaattggggctaactaCGCATTTCTGAaagataattaatgaacaaCGACATGCTCTCGTTTCATGAAACTCTTCTTTGCTAAGTTTGAAGTTAAGGAACGTAGGAAAGATGTGGAACAACTTGCATTTTTGCAAGAAACCAATATCCAATGATGTTTTGTTGAAGCGTGAAAGATCTTTCtcataatatttgtaaaaagctgtaaaatacaaagcaacgtagGGCGGTCTCTTCCcaattgaagtttaattatctctgaaaaatgcacggttacccccaattcttttttggataccaagagcaccgTGACTTGCTGAgctctgctttctccgcatagttttaaaccgcgcaaaaaaatatccctgtattagtaagaaacacccataggaaacccgagtatcacGAGATGCGAGATGCTTTTATGCACGGGTAAAAGGGTTTGTGTAACCACAACTATTAAGACGTCAAGTAATGTAATTTTACCTGAGGCATTAGCAAAGAATTCAACTGATACAGCCCAAGTTTATAGATCTCCTCTGGAGTGATGTCTATAGTTGTAAAATAAGATAAAATCGAGCGGTACGTTTCCTTTCCGTTCAACGTCCGGTTCGTGCCCGGCAAAATTCCGGTGGTTTTATTTCCCGGAACGCCGTCTGTATACACGTATTTTACAGGCAAATGTGCAAGACCGCTGGCTACATCATTGGGTAAGCAATGTCGGCTGTGTTCGAACTCTAAGTAGTGGATTAGATTTAGTAGAGGTTCGCCAACACCTCTCACCAACGCCTGATTTATTGCGTCTCTAACGCTCTGACCATCGTGTTGTTTTCGCCAACGCGCATTTACTCCCCTCTCCAGCTTTGCTAGATACTGGGGTCCTAAATATAGCTTTGTGTACCACTCGTACAGGACGCCAGTTGACGAGTTTCTCTTAACGACCATAGGGTACTTTTCTTTGAAGGCATCCAGCCCCGCTTTGCAATCTATGGACGAACGAACCATACCGACTTTAACTCCGAGAGCGATGTTATctctaaaaaacaaaacaatccaTCAGCTAGCTATAATTTGTTGAGGAGTATAGGCGTAACAGGAGCACTGGCTTAACCTGGGAGAGgtattttaggcaatttcagcactgatcgaatggtcatagaattaactaaaacatcaaaataactgttcaaaggtatagaaaaactctaacaaaacacagggaagaaAAGAAGGGATATGGATTGaaaaaactggagaggattgaaatggattgaatttgggtaaatttgaaaaacgtcggcccaccttttttcaaatttatgtcagtctatatcaaaatgtcatttacacagctggaaaatcattctcagttgttatgtagccctgattttgcaaatgaaagactcgtGCTaagccaatttgacgtttagagctcataattaacaaaattaaacaaaattacctaaaatagcgtgacctagcccctttaatttgATCTGAATTTACAATTATCGTTTATTTAGAAGaatgaaagcttgatatggattatgggaaatggtcatatatttttgaaaagaCAGCCAAAGTGTATGGacgtaggactcgaacctgggaatgttcattattaaccggtcacctaaccacttgaccaccgcaccgctagctgctcagggacaatattttaaacgcTATTTCATAATGTTGTATCATCACTCgacaacaaacaacattaaacactgcaaaatgtCGGTTTCCAAACTctacgacaaagctaaacattttaaaatcaaagtatAGGCTTAACttattaatctagcttaggcgGTTAGGCCTAATAATttttcagcagcgatattctatgagagacttaaataaatgaGTTTTAGAGGGTaaggtgtcttgatcttcagtggtgaaacggaaagaagcggttcctatagaATAGAAGCTCAGTGTTCAAATCCActccacggatat includes these proteins:
- the LOC138045245 gene encoding uncharacterized protein, which codes for MVSHHRQNRRDEEYSMCSNYFLLILGLIIVLIGVLVVIIGSVRLHNADKNCSESPTLAKNTVSKLTRTPCDFSSEAIRVGLPALLEEVQEAYFEHHPYNVAWRPNLRGAEIEEYVKYRYFPYDPLPESLKRKADEAFALLDKLQKLQVNETDLKAREGKALSQAKHFLQHVFGSPYDVNFYAGDWMMGPNYFCWQPICQISYGINAFAWHVKPRTYADVQHVIDKIMKHKETLERYRDNIALGVKVGMVRSSIDCKAGLDAFKEKYPMVVKRNSSTGVLYEWYTKLYLGPQYLAKLERGVNARWRKQHDGQSVRDAINQALVRGVGEPLLNLIHYLEFEHSRHCLPNDVASGLAHLPVKYVYTDGVPGNKTTGILPGTNRTLNGKETYRSILSYFTTIDITPEEIYKLGLYQLNSLLMPQVYKIAKIITGKRKRSKAVELLKKRLTSSDQWHNPAPFPANESDERAHMICTDARSAKENCPRRWEAIQIWSEYIQNVMNKIYPKIQPMFYFTGPKVTAPNCPIEMLPHFNPSNGAMFFRPSNSNCTVPSYFGLPFFLKDYGPEFQEWSVIGHEARPGHHTQMQGLIEHFRDKCGGVPGWLDKETSYVAFQEGWAVYAESPLLSDDADLYEHNLLQLYGMLKWQVWRAVRLVVDTGLHYKGMTRTEALKYFEDYTWDNTDFAVKEVTRYQSVPGQATAYMLGKLALVNMRRKVEKALGNQFELRDFHYQLLSQGSAPLNYLSAHIDKYINCLTGKLKGEPCSEIFKHSDDEDVEEEEEEEEEDDIEDTFLDFEDEEENRPPRPTLRIYV